The genomic segment tctttttaattaattgtaacatatactaaaagggattagtgttttattgtggactgcacagtgcaatccacagtaaaacattgatgctttagggtttttttttaaattgtctcattttttttagcttttttttatgcctttcgggattatttttttgcttctttctttgtttttttcttttaacaaaattttttgtttaatttaattttgtttattaatatttaattttttttatttagttatcagactttcatgacacgttttccggatttaacgggttaacctggtttaacaagttaacccagaaaaaaaaattgctgttttttttttaattaatttttttcatttagtttagtttgttaatgctaattttttttctatttagttatcaaactttcatgacacatatcccgagtttcacgggttaacctagtttcacaggtgaacccagttaattatgggttgaccgtcaatttttttttattcataaatttttttgtttaattttgtttgttaatgttaattttttttttaattatcagactttcataacaCAGATCctgggtttaacgggttaatatggtttgacgagttaacccgaatttttttcctttttaattaatttttttttgtttggttcagtttattaatttttatttttttttatttagttaccagacattcatgacacgaatcccgggtttaacgggttaacctaatttgacgagttaacctgtaatttttttttgcttttttttctttttaatttttttcgtttagtttagtttgttaatgttaaatttctttctatttagtttttttttcttcttagagattttttttcttttattttttctttttaattaattttatttaattaatttagtttattaatattaaatttttttctaagtagttctcgactgatgcctttagtttttctttttgtttttttgttatttttatgcctttgactgtggactgcatagtgcagtccatagtgaaaaggctgatgccttttatttttttcctttttaattaattttttttgtttaatttaaattgttaatgttaaatttttttctatttagttatcaaactttcatgacacggattctGGATTTGACAGACTAACCTGGTTTGAcaagttagcccagttaattctgggttaacccattaatttgtttttttctttttaattatgaaacttTCACGATGCGAATTCAAGGaatgacgggttaacccagttaagtcatattttttttctttttcttcattagtttttttcttcctgttggttttttttctttgtttttttctttttaactaatctatttaattatcacacttttatgacacgaccttgcatcCAGACCTacgtccaatgctattgggtctggtgttgcagtccagacacttttatgctaagagttaactcaagtttaatgttattattaatattataaacattacttTTGGATCAAGCGTTTCAACCAAACTTAAAATGtttgggtataactttgcaaaaaaacctaacacttttagatcttgacttttttttaaatataaaaaataattgattcacgGCATCATGTGGGGCATTTAACTAGTTAGTCATTATTTCAGCTCGCACCCTCCTTTTCAAGTTTCAGCTAGAAATTACTGTCATGATAGTTCTGAAAACACACATAATGATTCGACTCTTCCTTTGCTTGCTGAGCTTCTCAATGAGTTCTTTGCTCGAACTGTACTCCACTCACAAGTATATAtcccttcatatttttttcatcaaaatgcaTGTTTATATGTTTGAATTCTTACATAGTaacatataaattttgattcccaatttatttttagtgtgTAATTAAGAATAAAAGATTACATAAGCctgtaaaacaatattattattacattattaGCACTGAAaagcagataaaaaattattttaatgttaaagaaTTGATTCTTGACTCGATTAGCATCTTCAAGTAAAGTATCTGGTATTATGTGTTTATCTTCTACTattaattagtttgtttttgttctgaTAAGTCTAAATATCGTGCACCTTTCTGTTCTGCTTGCTTAGAAATCTGCTTCTGGGCAAGTTCATATTTCTAAGTTTGCTATATCTGTGCATCCGTGAAGAATTGTAGTGtgcaaatttgaaaaatagttttgtggAAGTTAGGAATCGCCGAGAATAATTTAAGATTCCAGCCCACTTATCGCCGGGATGTTTATTAAATAGTTGGcacatttattaaatttcttgtCCTTGCACGATTGGCATGTCTTTACTACAAAGAAACTTGCTCTGTTTACTACAAGCCAGGACACCACATTAAGGACAATTGTCATAGGAAAAGGAATAATAGACCAAGTAACATGATTCAAAATGTCGACCAGAGAGCTATTAAGCTTATTGTAGTTATGTAAGAAGTAAATTTGATAAGCAATCCTAAAAAGTGATGGATTGATATGGGAACCATCTACTATGTATGTTTTGacagaataatttttttgagtatGCAACAattgttgatgaagaacaaTTATTCCTGAATAGATCTTAATGTGCAAAATCCTAGGCCAAAAATGATGATGCCAAGGATgacatctcaaaaaaaaaaaaaacacagaccaTGAATAATGTGGTTAACACTTTTGACATTCAAAAgaatttggttttctttttgctACCGACTAAGAACGAGTTTAGTTTGATTCATGAGTCCAATGAGTTTGTCCTCACAAAGAGTGAGATGTATATGAGCAAGGGATATTTATGTGAtgagttattaaactcaatgttAATGTTATGGCTATTGTAGTAAAAagccaataaaattaataaagattctttatttgtttagttGGCTTCTCACTTTTAGTTTCTCGCATTTTGCAAGTAATACAACTAGGATTAGCTGATCTGACTGAATAGCAATTCAAGGCATCAGCTTGGTTTATATTCCCTGAAAAATCCATACAGATTCCAATTTACATGCATCATGCCCTGCTTCCCAGACAGTATAATATTAGGCGTGCAACCACCTTAACCACTTGTTTCGAATTCAACCCCACATGGGTGGCAGCGAACTAGGACAACATACGAGAAATGTCAAGAGTCAGCCAACCTTCTGCCAATAGTATCTTTTAGTTCGATCTCTCCTGGAAACCTGCCCTCCCTCAGTTTGGAGAAAACCTGCAATTCACAAAGACAGAGAATCCGGTTAAGAAAGTAAATTCCCGTTTATTTGTCttaacaaaattgaaatcaagGTTCAAATTTGTCAAGCAACTAAATAGAACAGTTGAATTAAGATTCTCATATGCTCAGCACATTAAGAAATTGCAAATATAATACCAACTCCTACAGGCATTGGTGGCCCTGGTAAACTAATGGAATCTTCTACTTGGTTAAAAATGTATctgattaaatattatagaccTTCCAGCCATATTTCAATTATAAACATTAATTTGCAgagcatataatattataatcctATTAGTGAATAGTGAGAAGAGTAGCCAGTGCATACAATTCCTCTTACATTACCCGATCATCAAACAGATGCTTTCAGATAATCCAAAGGCAAAAGAGAAATGCATTGAAACAAGCTAGAAGTTCAAACTCAGGCTCAAGCGATAGGCTACTAACCAATTCATCATCGCAGTAAACTTCAAACGCCCCAGAGCTTTGCAGGAAGGACTGCAATGCATTGCCAAGAAGCCAAGTAGATGCAATGGTCCCAAATTTATTGGCACGTAAAGAATAATACCAAGGAGGAGTCCTGACTCCTAGCATCGGAAAAATCTGTTCACCACCCAACACAATTCCCACAACTCCTATCTGAAAAACTGGTACTGATTTGGCTACCGCCCGCTTTGGAAGGGATGGGGGGTAATTTGCAAGTACAACATCAATCCCTGGAAACTGCGTTTCCAACATCCTTTTCATCGTCACCGCATTCCCTCTGCAGAGAGCAACATAAATTAGTAATCCGCGCTTCAAAAGCAGCCCAAACCAAATCAatccaatcaaaatcaaaacctaaaTTACTGCCTAATGAAATTACATGAGCATGAATAAAGGGCCACGTAGAGTTCAACAAATTTGAACATAAATCACCAACAACCACTaacaaaaaccatgaaaatcaaGCCACTTTTTAAATAATCGTGACAGGGAAAAATCCTTTGTGCTGATCATGTTACTTCATCAATAATCAAAgagcactaaaaaaaaaactaaaaaaataattacaaataatcAAGGAATCAAGGATACCTGTAAGAGCAAGAAGAGCAAAAGTCAATTTTGACCGTGCTTCCAAGACCAATCCCCCCACCAACTGGTTTCTGCAAATAGAAACACAAACCCCacaaaattaattagcattACAATTCTTTTGAGAGTTTACAAAGAACAAAAACGATCATGAGACAATTCACCTGCGTTGGAGCTTCTAGGGTTTCATGGGCAACCACTGGTGGTTGTTTGTGGTGatggtgggggtgggggtggtgctgggggtgggggtgggggtggtggGGGTGCTTGGGAGGTGGTGGGGTGAAGAGGTGGATAAGGTCAGTGCATAAAAGAAATAGAGGTAATCCTACCAGCAAAATCTGTGCTCGATCCATGGCAGTATAAGTGCGTGAAAAGGAAAGCAAGAACCTAGAGGAGAGTTTCTTTTCTATACTTGCCTAAGAAGAGTTATCATGACTCTGGTCATCCTTCTTCTTTGGCTGCTGAGATAACTGCATTTTATTTAGTCCCTGgagttttacattttttatatttgattacctctttttttatcttgaatacTTGTACTTTTGATATACTgcaaatttgataatttgatgggttattttttaaaatattttttattttaaaatatatttaaataatttttaaattttatttttaatattaacatataaaaaatttaaaaataataaagaaatacttaatttaaaaaattcaaaaatttaataaaaaactagttCAACCATTACCCCCAAACaaactttaaaatcaaaatgtgGACTTGAAGTTTTCTCTGCAGCTCCCTCTCATTTTTCACTCTTCGTTCAATGTTcttattttatcttgatttaggTTCATGTTTTTACTTCGAAatcaaaatagttttaatttgataatgtgTTTGTCTATGAGCATATTTATCCcttcgttttttttaaaaaaaacaattactgttttgttttactttaaacaaaacaccataaaatatttgaaatttttttagatcCAGTGGCTTAATTTTTAAGAgtgaaaaatttatctttttaaagtaattcaaaaatatattaatttttaattcaaacaatACGGGGGAGACCAAAACaaccttaaatattttaaaaataatttcaaacatttttgttttacaCATAATAATTAACCTTATTAGTAGCATTCTTTCTCATTTCACCTACACTGTCATTGTTAAAATTCAAACCCTGTGATAGAATCCAATCATGCTGACCGGTAGCCACAATGTGTACATATTTACAACACAATATATGATTAATACTAAAATATCTAAACTTTCGAGCTCCTCTTATCtcctacaacaaagaaaataaaaatatgaaagaatCATAATAATTATAAGAACAAACAATAAAACAGTTTATAGTAATTGTAAACATGCTGAAATAAAAATAGACCTTAATTCCACCACTCGTGAGTTGTTGAAATTGTTTCAAGTTCAGGACTCcagttttaaaaatcaactttttcATATTCTCTAATCCTTTTTTATTCTGTctcacttattttttaattgtgctttCATTAACGCATAATCGGTCTGCTCCTTAAAgcaattcataatatatttctaTCCAGCTTTGACGAAATGTGTGTTCAGTCGTATACCTTTCTCAATTGCTTTGGTATAAATGCACAAAATATGTTCAACACCTTCTCTAGTCCAACAAGTTTTATCTTGTGATTGAGAATCTTTCATGTTCttggttaaaatattttttctaacataCAATTAATAGGTTAATTTCCTAGATGTAATGTAACAAAAGACAATGACAACACAAAATTTTGTTGTGATAATGAGTAGCAGTTTTGGTATGTGAAAGCAACAATGACTAATGGTTACTTGACTAGATAAGGTATTTGATACAGTTGATGATAcgaaattaacattaataacaaataaattgatattatagCATTtaatgcaacaaataaataacacacaTTGACTGAACCAAGTTTctgaaaacaacaattaaaagaaacccATGCAAGTTTAGAAAAGAGAGttacagaagaaaaaaaccaaatcataaaGCATATAATGAAGTCCAATAATTCATAAGATGTTGATTGATCCCATATAAATTAGCATACCCATACACTAACCATaatattacaaacaaaaaaaatctacgtCTTAGGTGTCTTTAATAAGTTACAAGAAATCTGGTAGCATCAGTAacattttttgaaaagtttttttttctgcataTAGGTTAATTTAATATGTCTATGGGTTGAGATATAAGAGCATCAAGCATCAGTAAATTGCATAATTATAgataggggtgattattttcggttcggtttggtttttacataaaaaattaaccaaactaaaattattaatttaaaaattttaaaaccaaaaccagttcaaactaactggtttcggtttggtttttgttgttaaaaaatCGGTAAAACCAAAAAGCAAATCTCGATGCCCAGTGCCTACAAACTACAAGCAAATCTCGGTTTTTGTTGTTCAGGAAAACAGATTTGTCCAGTGCCCATAAACTACAAGCAAATCTCGATGTCCAGTGCCCACAAACTACAAGCAAATCTCGGTTTCTGTTGTTCAAGAGAACAAATCTGCCCACAAACTACAagcaaattataatataataaaaaaacaaaaacaaaaatccacaAGATGCAGAGATGAACTTGAAATGGAGTTAGAATCTTAATCATCAAAAAgccatctctttttttatttgcccAGTGTGATGTAGTTTGATTAAAGTAAATGTTGATGCAGGGATGAACTTAAAGTGAtgagagatagagagaaaaggagggGGGCTACGGGGAGAGATGAGAggcagagagaaaaaaaaagaaaaaagaagggttGTGAGAAGATGATGAGAGGCAGAGAAAAAGGGGCGGGTGGGGGCGGTGGTTGCTGAATGTTACTTTAGGTCTATGGTTTTTCctatttatacttgtttttttttttagtgctgGCATGGTTGaactggttcggttcggtttagttCAATTAGTTTCAGACTTtggaaaccgaaaccgaaccggaacttttttgtgattttttaatcggttaattcggtttttttccggtttagtttcttcagttatttttttccagtttaatcggtttattgggttttttgctcacccctaattACAGACAACATTGTTAAAATATCCTAATCATGAATGAcatctaatatttattttacaatgaGGTGAGATAAAGGATTGATGTTGTACTGGAATTGAAATGCTTATGCATACAATGATAATCTAATTTGTCGGtttataacatgaaagaaaatacaaatattgACATATACAGTGGTCGTGCATTAAGAACATGGCTTCAATTTTGACTCAATTACATCTAAACTTTAAAACatacaacttaaaaaaagaaagatagcaAAGGTAATGAGTGTAACAATCCCGACTATATGATTTAAACAACGTTAAATGATCCCAACATATGCTCTTaatttgagggtaattttttttttaaatctaccAAAATTTCGGTAGAGTTTcgtttgtgtatatatatgcTCATGTAATGTATATGAATGAAGTATACATTTTATATCTGATCCATAGGAATTCTAACAATCAACTTGTATTTTGTTTGTAAATCATCTAAACtcaattaacactcatttgcaTATCCTTAATTTGAATACTCTTATTTACCTGTATGCACCAGGTGACTTTGTAAAGTCCAACCTGAACATTTTTAGgcaattatatttatcaatttcccAGGTCATTCAAACACTGATATCCTTTACAAATCGAGTCTTATCAATCGTTCCCGGGCGTCCCAACGCTGACATCATTAACCCAAACTACTCTTGTAATTTATTTCTCGACAATCCTAttatggatgccattagccgtaactaatcttgtaattcatttccaGGCGTTCCTATCACGAATGCCATTAGTTgtagctaatcttgtaattcatctcCCGACAATCATATCACAGATggcattagctgaagctaatcttataaatatgttggactttatttacattaaacatagtatttattgtaattgcatTCACCAGAAGAACTTTAAATTGCATAAGTGCAAATAGGAGGGAAAATCACGCACCTGCTCCGCTTGTCTCGTGACCTCCCTTAACAAAAGATCCAATCATGGTCGCTCCTCCTaaatcacaaggaagtttttggttatgattCCTTTAAGCCGATTATTATAAagaatccatattcattcattacacatgttactttctatgcatgttcatttcctcataataacatacatacatatatcatgtatattttcagagttaatATCTCAACATGCAAGTGTTTGCATGACTtagttcttttatattcttacatatagtattcacgtgaaagtttaaccgttactgtccaactattattgtctagacattgaactgttactgtctaggtctaactgttactgtctaaacattgaactgttactatctgaatattcatcagatttttaactatatctagagttttagaactccattttaagtgagattgatctcattaaaaagctaagacacaaggctacaagttctctgaaggaaggagaacccaattctgcctccaAGATAGTTAGAATTGCTCATCAACTAATCAGTTTTACTGCCTTACAGAATCAATCACGACTCAGTAtcggttggtgacccataacTAGAGTGCTACAACTCCAAATTAATCAAGACCAATTTCTTTGATTAGCTATcatccaaaactataatttctatgaGGGAACCCgatcctaattccctcatcctcctacctaAAATCTCACCGAAAGTCAGGAGACAAATTTGTCCTGATTCTTCACCCCCCTcccttcacacaatactttcacaaactatattttctgggtaaattattttggtttcatGCCCCCCATCACataccacacatgaattaacttaattttaacaacaaattttttttccccaattcatgtctaaaaaccctaacctataattcaatatcaaggcatcaattcattatcgaatttgaaatgaattttaagatcatgtttagaa from the Populus nigra chromosome 1, ddPopNigr1.1, whole genome shotgun sequence genome contains:
- the LOC133696261 gene encoding selT-like protein, with product MDRAQILLVGLPLFLLCTDLIHLFTPPPPKHPHHPHPHPQHHPHPHHHHKQPPVVAHETLEAPTQKPVGGGIGLGSTVKIDFCSSCSYRGNAVTMKRMLETQFPGIDVVLANYPPSLPKRAVAKSVPVFQIGVVGIVLGGEQIFPMLGVRTPPWYYSLRANKFGTIASTWLLGNALQSFLQSSGAFEVYCDDELVFSKLREGRFPGEIELKDTIGRRLADS